GCGCTCGACCTCACCGAAGCCGAACGCGACCAAGGCCGTGACGCGCTCACCCGCCTGGAGGACCTGCGGGCCTAGGCCATGAGGCCGCGCAACAGCTCGGGCAGTGCCGTGCCGATGGGGTCGCGGACGATCTCGTCGGCACGGTCGTCGTACGGCGTCGGCTCGGCGTTGACGATGATCAGACGGGCGCCGTGGTCGGCGGCGACACCGGCGAGGCCGGCGGCCGGCTGGACCTGGAGGCTCGTGCCGACGGCGACGAACACCTCGCAGGCCTTGCTGATGGCGACCGCCTCGCCGAGGACGACGGGATCGAGCCGCTCGCCGAACATCACCGTCGCCGACTTCAGGACACCGCCGCACTCCAGGCACGGCGGGTCGTCCTCACCGGCGTCGACCCGTGCGAGGGCGTCCTCCATCGAGCCGCGCGTGTGGCAGCCGGTGCACACCACACTCCGTGCCGTGCCGTGCAGTTCGAGGACCTTGCGCTCGGGCATCCCGGCGAGCTGGTGCAGCCCGTCCACGTTCTGCGTGATCACCCGGACGGGTACCCCGGACCGCTCCAGTTCGGCCACCGCCCGGTGCGCGGCGTTGGGCTCCGCCCGAAGCGTGTGGTTCTTGCGCCGCATCTGCCAGGAGCGGCGTCGGATCTCCGGGGCGCCCATGTAGTACTCGTACGTGACGAGCTTCTCGGCCTCCGGGTCCCGCCGCCAGAGTCCGTTCGGTCCGCGGTAGTCCG
This region of Streptomyces caelestis genomic DNA includes:
- a CDS encoding SIR2 family NAD-dependent protein deacylase, whose amino-acid sequence is MAKPLVALLTGAGISTDSGIPDYRGPNGLWRRDPEAEKLVTYEYYMGAPEIRRRSWQMRRKNHTLRAEPNAAHRAVAELERSGVPVRVITQNVDGLHQLAGMPERKVLELHGTARSVVCTGCHTRGSMEDALARVDAGEDDPPCLECGGVLKSATVMFGERLDPVVLGEAVAISKACEVFVAVGTSLQVQPAAGLAGVAADHGARLIIVNAEPTPYDDRADEIVRDPIGTALPELLRGLMA